In one window of Erythrolamprus reginae isolate rEryReg1 chromosome 1, rEryReg1.hap1, whole genome shotgun sequence DNA:
- the THAP5 gene encoding THAP domain-containing protein 5 isoform X1, with the protein MKRDTWTPSKHQVLCSDHFTSDSLDVRWGIRYLKTTAVPTIFSSSENQEKGISQKKTQLERIEGIKEMSTCITTSSLKSSSPKRNILPGGGLHQKALETNPDCSANTEGLTQNIVKDDTAYLGNCVKQNKQQANQTIATTEIENTGATRSNIPGNSWTLKNIFNAAATDLQVSVRDLQSCFEHGSDSKAAVLQAPHPEHGDSPLEFTKVPVPMSELKSDQFDTHIANCSIEVQTDESSALLQSMSQALEQLSGNKDSVITIIVPSEVSRTPLLLEGSFIAAEEVLTHLEAEDSLVIGSCSSLEVLQTEHSYCRQDTDREQLWQKIAKLHSKIALLEVQERKTLTRLKAIEELVAKLKQDNLLSEEKLKIVENCFTTFEVTVIQ; encoded by the exons ATGAAACGTGACACTTGGACTCCTAGTAAGCATCAGGTCCTCTGCAGTGACCATTTTACATCAGATTCTCTAGATGTGCGATGGGGTATTCGATATTTGAAGACAACTGCAGTGCCAACTATTTTTTCATCCTCTGAAAACCAG gAAAAAGGAATATCCCAGAAGAAAACGCAATTGGAAAGAATAGAAGGTATCAAAGAAATGAGCACATGCATAACAACATCATCTCTTAAATCATCTTCACCAAAGAGAAATATTTTACCTGGAGGAGGCCTACATCAGAAAGCTCTTGAAACAAATCCAGACTGCTCAGCAAATACGGAAGGACTAACGCAGAATATTGTGAAAGACGACACTGCATATTTAGGTAACTGTGTTAAACAAAATAAGCAGCAAGCAAACCAAACAATAGCAACAACTGAGATTGAAAACACTGGAGCCACCCGTTCCAACATTCCAGGAAATAGTTGGACCCTCAAAAACATTTTTAATGCTGCTGCTACAGATTTGCAAGTTTCAGTTCGTGACCTCCAGTCATGTTTTGAGCATGGCTCAGATTCTAAAGCTGCAGTTTTGCAAGCCCCGCATCCAGAACACGGAGATTCACCTCTGGAATTCACTAAAGTCCCCGTACCCATGAGTGAACTTAAATCTGATCAGTTTGATACTCATATTGCAAATTGCTCCATAGAAGTACAAACAGATGAAAGTTCTGCGTTGCTTCAGTCTATGTCACAAGCTTTGGAACAGCTCAGCGGAAATAAGGACTCTGTTATCACCATTATCGTTCCTTCAGAGGTCTCAAGAACTCCCTTGCTATTAGAGGGCTCCTTTATAGCAGCAGAAGAGGTATTGACCCATTTGGAAGCCGAAGACTCTCTTGTCATCGGCAGCTGCAGCAGCCTTGAAGTGCTACAAACTGAACATTCCTACTGTAGGCAAGACACAGACCGGGAACAACTCTGGCAAAAAATTGCAAAGCTGCACTCAAAAATAGCCCTTTTAGAAGTCCAGGAGAGAAAAACCCTAACCAGACTTAAAGCTATAGAAGAGCTTGTTGCAAAACTGAAGCAAGACAATCTCCTTTCAGAGGAGAAACTTAAAATTGTAGAAAACTGCTTTACAACATTTGAAGTTACCGTGATacaataa
- the THAP5 gene encoding THAP domain-containing protein 5 isoform X2 produces the protein MPRYCAATCCRNRAGQSARDQRKLSFYPFPLHDKERLEKWLRNMKRDTWTPSKHQVLCSDHFTSDSLDVRWGIRYLKTTAVPTIFSSSENQEKGISQKKTQLERIEGIKEMSTCITTSSLKSSSPKRNILPGGGLHQKALETNPDCSANTEGLTQNIVKDDTAYLGNCVKQNKQQANQTIATTEIENTGATRSNIPGNSWTLKNIFNAAATDLQVSVRDLQSCFEHGSDSKAAVLQAPHPEHGDSPLEFTKVPVPMSELKSDQFDTHIANCSIEVQTDESSALLQSMSQALEQLSGNKDSVITIIVPSEVSRTPLLLEGSFIAAEEVLTHLEAEDSLVIGSCSSLEVLQTEHSYCRQDTDREQLWQKIAKLHSKIALLEVQERKTLTRLKAIEELVAKLKQDNLLSEEKLKIVENCFTTFEVTVIQ, from the exons ATGCCTCGGTACTGTGCGGCTACTTGTTGCAGAAACCGAGCGGGACAGAGCGCCCGAGATCAGCGAAAGCTCAGCTTTTACCC ATTTCCTCTTCATGATAAAGAAAGATTAGAGAAATGGTTACGGAATATGAAACGTGACACTTGGACTCCTAGTAAGCATCAGGTCCTCTGCAGTGACCATTTTACATCAGATTCTCTAGATGTGCGATGGGGTATTCGATATTTGAAGACAACTGCAGTGCCAACTATTTTTTCATCCTCTGAAAACCAG gAAAAAGGAATATCCCAGAAGAAAACGCAATTGGAAAGAATAGAAGGTATCAAAGAAATGAGCACATGCATAACAACATCATCTCTTAAATCATCTTCACCAAAGAGAAATATTTTACCTGGAGGAGGCCTACATCAGAAAGCTCTTGAAACAAATCCAGACTGCTCAGCAAATACGGAAGGACTAACGCAGAATATTGTGAAAGACGACACTGCATATTTAGGTAACTGTGTTAAACAAAATAAGCAGCAAGCAAACCAAACAATAGCAACAACTGAGATTGAAAACACTGGAGCCACCCGTTCCAACATTCCAGGAAATAGTTGGACCCTCAAAAACATTTTTAATGCTGCTGCTACAGATTTGCAAGTTTCAGTTCGTGACCTCCAGTCATGTTTTGAGCATGGCTCAGATTCTAAAGCTGCAGTTTTGCAAGCCCCGCATCCAGAACACGGAGATTCACCTCTGGAATTCACTAAAGTCCCCGTACCCATGAGTGAACTTAAATCTGATCAGTTTGATACTCATATTGCAAATTGCTCCATAGAAGTACAAACAGATGAAAGTTCTGCGTTGCTTCAGTCTATGTCACAAGCTTTGGAACAGCTCAGCGGAAATAAGGACTCTGTTATCACCATTATCGTTCCTTCAGAGGTCTCAAGAACTCCCTTGCTATTAGAGGGCTCCTTTATAGCAGCAGAAGAGGTATTGACCCATTTGGAAGCCGAAGACTCTCTTGTCATCGGCAGCTGCAGCAGCCTTGAAGTGCTACAAACTGAACATTCCTACTGTAGGCAAGACACAGACCGGGAACAACTCTGGCAAAAAATTGCAAAGCTGCACTCAAAAATAGCCCTTTTAGAAGTCCAGGAGAGAAAAACCCTAACCAGACTTAAAGCTATAGAAGAGCTTGTTGCAAAACTGAAGCAAGACAATCTCCTTTCAGAGGAGAAACTTAAAATTGTAGAAAACTGCTTTACAACATTTGAAGTTACCGTGATacaataa